The Oncorhynchus keta strain PuntledgeMale-10-30-2019 chromosome 28, Oket_V2, whole genome shotgun sequence DNA segment TCTGCTGCTCATACAGTAAAGGggtttaaaggcccaatgcagtccAAAATgagattttcctgtgttttatatatgtttccacactatgaggttggaataacacTGAAATGTGTGGACATTTTTGGATGACCTCTGCTCACTTTATGTAAAGTAAGTCAAGTATCTCTGTGAAATAGTATACTAATGATATTGACTTCAAAGTGTACATTCTTCCCAACAGGTGGCAAGGTGAAGTTCATTGTGGGTAATGATGCACCGACCCTGACTGGAGCCAATGTGACCTTTACCATCGAGCTGCAGTTCCCACACAACCAGAAGGTCACGCCCGATGGAGAGGTGGTGTGGGCTGAGAACTGCACCGTCAATGGTAAGTCCTCCTCCAGGACTGACTGGGTTTTGGTAACCTCATCCCATGTCTGGTGAACAAGATCAGGGTTCTGGTAACCTCATCCCATGTCTGGTGAACAAGATCAGGGTTCTGGTAACCTCATTCCAAAGCTTTTGGCCATATGAGGGTCTTTTGTCACTTATACAGTAATCTTGGCAATCGGAACCAAATATTGCACGAATGCTGGTTTCTAGCCAGCTTTTGTTAATTAAGTCTGTCATGAGAGAGACTACAgtatttgtattgtttttttttcccCATTTGGAGCCTACAGTGCCATGTTGCTGTCTGCAAACATTACATTTTGATGTTAAATACTACGTTCTCTTTTTCTACATACACTAcatcaccaaaagtatgtggacacctgcttgtcaaacatctcattccaaaatcatggcattaatatggagttgttcccccctttgctgctgtaacagcctccactcttctgggaaggctatccactagatgttggaacattgctgcggggacttgcttccattcagccagatgagcattagtgaggttggtcactgatgttgggcgattaggcctggctcacagtcggcattgcaattcatcccaaaggtgttcgatggggttgaggtcaggtctctgtgcaggccagtcaagttcttccacaccgatctcgacaaaccatttctgtatggacctcgctttgtgcacgggcgCATttttatgctgaaacaggaaaggcccttccccaaactgttcccacaaagttggaagcacaatattgtctagaatgccattgtatgctgtaacgttAGGATTTCCCTTTACTTGAACTAAGGGGGCTagctcgaaccatgaaaaacagctccagaccattacTCCTCCTACATCAAACTCTACAATTGGCACtgtgcattcgggcaggtagcattctcctggtatCCGCCAACACCAGATTTGTCAGTTGGACTGACAggtggtgaagcatgattcatcactccagagaacgcgtttcaactgcttcagagttcaatggtggcgagctttacgcTTGGcaatgcgcatggtgatcttaagcttgtgtgtgcggctgcttggccatgaaaacccatttcatgaagctccagacaaatgactattgtgctgacgttgcttctagaggcagtttggaactcggtattgagaattgcaaccgaggacagactaatTTTATGTGTGGCATACCACTTCGCGGCTAagccgttgtttctcctagacgtttccacttcacaataacagcactaacagttgaccggggcagatctagcagggcagacatttgacgaactgacttgttggaaaggtggcatcctatgactgtgccatgttgaaagtcacaaAGCTCTTCAGgacaggccattctactgccaatgtttgtctatggaaattgTGTGGATGTGTGctcgatgttatacacctgtcagcaacgggtgtggctgaaatagccgaatacactaatttgaaggagtgtccacatacttttgtatatatagtgtaattcATAATACATACTCCTCTGTCTTAAGACAAAGCAGAAACCAACACTCGCCCTGTTTTCCTCCAGGAACGAATTTCCATCAGTCTGAGCCAGTGTATCCTGCACAAAACATGGACTGGAATGATGTCTTTCCTGACGGAACACCCTTCAAGAAGGGCGGTGACAAGCCCCCTGCATATGTTTTTGTATGGAAGACATGGGGTAAAGTGCAGCTGCGACCACTCTCACCTATTAGGGCCTACATAATTCATGTTTTACTTAATGTCTGCCAAAGATGTTATAAACCTGTAATAACACTGTTATAAGCATGTAATAAGCCATTTTCTTTGCTTTACAGGTCAGTACTGGCAGGTGTCTGATggcccatcctcctccctcaccattGGGACAGACGATGTCCCTCTGGGTTCCTACATCGTGGACATTGTAATCTACCACTACCGCAGCCATGAGAAGTTCATCCCTCTGGGATACGCCTCAATACAGTTCTCCATCACTGGTTAGTGTCataaatggatgaatgaatggacAAACTAATTAATGGATGGATGTATGAGCAGCTGACTTGAAAAATAAGATGCGTGTCTGAGGGtttttctccatctctatatctttAGATCAAATCCCCTTCTCAGTCTCGATGACCCAAGTGAACGACATCAACGAGGCAGACCTGAGCTTCGTCCAGAACAGAGCCATAGCCTTCACCATCAGCCTCCACGACCCCAGCGAGTACCTGAGTGACACCGACATCACCTACAACTGGGACTTTGGTGACAGCAGCGGGGCGCTCATCTCCAGAGAGCTGACTGTCACCCACACCTATGTAGTGGCTGGTGGCTTCAAGCCCCAGGTGGTCGTACAGGCCGTTATCCCTGATAAAGCATGTGCCACACCAGCTGGTGTCAACCCTACTGGTAATGCTGTCACCATCGGGCCTGCAAACCCAGCCGGCACAACAGGTCATTCTCATCTTGAAGCGCTTTAGTCCAGAAGTGAATTTCTAAAGTCTTAACTTGGATTCTTTGCATCCTTAGTGTCTTCAAGAAGAGAGGATGCGGGGAATCATGGAAAATACTTTTGAGATTCACTCAATATGTAGGCTATGCCAGGATTGACAAAGAAAATAGAACATGTAGTAGTCCTGTTTCTACCTCCAGTGAGAGCTCCTGCTACTGATGCGTCAGCTGCTCCAGTGATGGTGGCCACACAGGAAGCTACAATAAATGTAGGCCCATCAGCTCCCGCTGAGACTgacacagaggacatgactgaGGAGGGAGCCTCCACCGCTCGGGACACGAAGATACCTTCTCAAGTTTATCCTGACACTCCAACTGTCCCTGCTGCTGAGGAATTAGAGCCAGCAGGTACTGTATGTTCTAAACATGTAACATATTCATTTTAACTGATTAATTAAGCATATTAACTGTTCATCTAATGTACTTTAGATTGTTGGATTTTCAATTTAGTAACTGGAATCCATTGTTGTTTCTCCTGATACAGGACAGACTGCTACAGGCCAAGCTCCCGTGGGGATAGTTGTTAAGCATGAAGCCAATGACAAACCCAAGGATGATGACTGTGTGATCTATCGCTATGGGTCCTTCTGCACTGGCATTGACATCGTTGGTAAGTCCACTGTCtctatataaatcaaatcaaatgttatttgtcacatgcgccaaatacaacagaccttacagtgaaatgcttacttccaagcccttaaccaacaaatgccgttttaagaaaataccttaaaaaagcaagagataagaataagaaataattAGAGTAACATGTAACATGTAAATCTCCATCCTATTATTGTATTTGATTTACATTCAGGATTATTTTACGGCCCATCTTTCTGTCTTTGTCTTCAGAGGGCATTGAGAGATTGAAGATAGTGCAAGTGGACAATGCTGTGATCAAGATGGATGAATCTGAGGTTGAACGAAACGTAGTGGATCTAACTGTCACCTGCCAAGGGAGGTGAGTATTCCTTCTCCAGACCCAATTAAGGAAGACTGTCTCAGACAATCACACCATTTATTATTTCCCTAAGCAGAATCATGATCCACAGACAAATCCACTAAGTATGTAGACCTATATCCCACCACTTAGGCACTAGGATCAGTTTCATTGCCCCAGCTCACAggatgctgctgaggggaggatggctcataatcaTGGCTGGATTGGAGTAAATGGAATAGTATTAAACACATGAAAACCTTGTGCTTAATGTGTtttataccattccattcactccgttccagccattactatgagcccgtcctccctgtTTAAATTGAAACCTGCCGCCTGTGCCTCAGATTAATCCTAATCCTGGATTTAAAATCATTCTTGCATTTTAGTCCAGGATTAGTCTGGGTCAGGGAATTCAGACTCAGAAAACTGTATTGTCCTCAGAGAGGCAATTTGTCTTGCAGCAGTCATAAAACATATCACATCTAAAAATAAATAGCAAAGGAATCCGGTCCTTAGAGTTTCAACAagtgtttctgaccctgtgtCTATTCTCCACCCAGCCACGGTGGTGTCCGATGCAGACTGTTTTATGCCCATCCACACCATGTGTAACACAGTGGCCCCCTCTAATGAGTGCCAGCTGGTACTGCGTCACTTTTTCAATGACTCCGGCATCTTCTGTATCAACGTGTCCATGACCAACAATGTCAGTCTGGCAGTCACCAGCGCCAAATATAGCGTGACCGTGGGTATGTACCGTAAGATGTCTGCTCTGCACATCTGCCTCGCCACGTCTTGAATCTGGGTCCCTGGGACAATCAGTCCAACACCTTCAGTCCAACACCTATTGTTATTGGAAATAATATAATTAATATATTGTAATATGATGTTATATTAAGTTGTTTTACATAAATTATTGTTTGGGTTTTTTGGTGGCAGGTTCCAGTCTGTCCTCAGCTGGCACTGTAGCCATGGCAATGATGGTCCTGATCGTTGCCCTGGTCACAGGAACCATGGCCTACACTTACAAGTGAGTCACAAATCAGCATTGGTCTACTCTATTCACATCTCTCTGAAGAGTTCCATATCACCACAAGGTATAACCTTTTCAGCTTGCTTGAGACATTACCCCTATGGTGTCTACACTGTATAGCCTTGTCTCAGGGCAACTGTATGCAGCATATTGTACAATTGATAACACTTTTCTCATGACCTTTTCATCCTTTATTTTACCAGATGAGTCACATTGAGATTGACATATTTGTGTAAGTGAGCCTTggaaaaaatgtatgtaattaATCATTTTCCTTTTGTTCCACAGACGATTCAAAGCCTACCTTCCTCTGAAGGAGGAGTCTGTGGTTGGCTCCACCTCCCAGAGCGCTGAGAGCAGTCCTGGTTGGAGCTCTGGGCCTCTACTGTTCTGGAACCTTCTGAGTCGATGGGACCTTATAGAGAACAGCCCACTGCTCGATGACAGGCTGGTGTGAATGGAAAACAACCCATTCAACTGCCAAATACACAACAGCATAGAAACATCTGTCATCTGAAATGTTTAGCTTTTTCTTTAATcaatttttttatacatttattttttaactgAAAGTTCATTAATGGATATAATTTGGCTTATTACCAGCAAACTTAAATGTGCATCCTCAAATGTTTATAGTGGAAGTTTTATCAGTGAATATTATTGTAAAATACTGTGAAGTCAGACATTTATATGTATTTTCCCCATTAAAATCCCCCCCCCAGAACTGTACTAATGTCTTTATTTTTGTCAAGATAAGGTGGTGAATAAAGTCCAAGAGCACAAATAGCTAATTTAATTCAATGTTTTATTAGGTATAATAATAAGATCATGCAACAGTAAGTGTTTGACAATGGCTTGCCTGCAGGGGCATTTCAAtactcttctccctcctcctctccctcaccctcaaTGGAGTCAACCCCTACCTCTTCATAATCCTTCTCCAGGGCTGCCATGTCCTCTCTGGCCTCAGAgaactctccctcctccatacccTCACCCACATACCAGTGCACAAAGGCACGTTTGGCGTACATCAGGTCAAACTTATGGTCAAGCCGAGCCCAGGCCTCTGCCACAGCAGTGGTGTTGCTCAGCATGCACACAGCCCTCTGGACTTTGGCCAGGTCTCCACCAGGGACCACAGTGGGAGGCTGATAGTTGATGCCAACCTTGAAACCAGTTGGGCACCAGTCGACAAACTGAATGGAACGCTTGGTCTTGATGGTGGCAATGGCAGCATTGACATCTTTGGGCACCACGTCACCACGGAATAGAAGGCAGCAAGCCATGTACTTGCCGTGGCGAGGGTCACATTTCACCATCTGATTGGCCGGCTCAAAGCAGGCATTGGTGAtttcagagacagagagctgctcATGGTAAGCCTTCTCTGCAGAAATAACTGGGGCATAGGTGGCCAGAGGGAAATGGATACGGGGGTAGGGCACCAAGTTggtctggaactctgtcagatcAACATTGAGGGCACCATCAAATCGAAGGGAAGCCGTGATGGAGGAAACGATCTGGCTAATGAGCCTGTTGAGGTTGGTGTAAGTAGGACGCTCAATGTCAAGGTTCCTACGGCAGATGTCATAGATAGCCTCATTATCCACCATGAAGGCACAGTCAGAGTGCTCTAGGGTGGTATGGGTGGTCAGGATGGAGTTGTAGGGCTCCACCACAGCTGTGGACACCTGGGGAGCTGGGTAGATGGAGAACTCAAGCTTGGACTTCTTGCCGTAGTCAACAGACAGGCGCTCCATCAGCAGGGAGGTGAAACCAGAGCCGGAGCCACCTCCAAAGCTGTGGAAAACCAGGAAGCCCTGAAGGCCTGTGCACTGGTCAGCctgaggagaaagaggaacaCATCAATAAATGGGCAGAAAAAGATGTCCACATTATGATCAGATAGTTGAtaaaatatttcattcattcatcaaaCCAACCAGTTTGCGGATCCTGTCCAGCACCAGGTCGATGATCTCTTTGCCAATAGTGTAGTGTCCACGAGCGTAGTTGTTGGCAGCGTCTTCTTTGCCAGTGATGAGCTGTTCAGGATGGAATAACTGGCGATAGGTCCCAGTGCGCACCTCATCTGAGGAGAGAAAATGAGCAGCTCATTAAGGAGCTCAATAGCAAAAAAGCAAAGGAAAACCTCTTTTACATACCCTTGTTTCAATTAAAAGAGAAACAGAAATCTTACCAATAACTGTAGGTTCCAGGTCCACAAACACAGCCCTGGGGACATGCTTTCCAGCCCCAGTCTCACTGAAGAAGGTGTTGAAGGAGTCGTCTCCTCCTCCGATGGTTTTGTCGCTGGGCATCTGTCCGTCTGGCTGGATCCCATGCTCCAGGCAGTAGAGCTCCCAGCAGGCATTGCCAATCTGGACTCCAGCCTGACCCACATGGACAGAGATACACTcacgctggaaaataaatggaaaAACATGTAGTGTAACAGAATTACAATACATTTGACAAAAATGTACAATTGGCAAAAACACCACCTAGTGGAAGAATGGTTAGGCTACATGTAAACTAGAGACCAGTTACAATAGAGACACATCAACTGATGTGCAGAGGAATCTTGCCATTTACACCTATGACCATTACTAAGCTGACAAGGAGGTCATAttacatcactaaggaattaaaaGGAAGCTGGAGTGGAATAGGTTTATTTTCAGGGTTAAACTAGACATATTAATATTGACATATGTTACAGTCTACAACTGTAGACACATGTCATACAGTAGAGACATATATTCCCCTTCTGTCCCCACCTagtctgccctctcccacctaGCAACACAATGGATGACGTTAAGAATACACTTCCATTTTATTCCAATTTTATATCCATTACCTGGATAGATAATTAAATGCTGCTGTATTTGATGAATACTGTACAATTCAACTGTGTTCAATA contains these protein-coding regions:
- the LOC118360714 gene encoding melanocyte protein PMEL-like, which translates into the protein MRRGTALAVLVLALFSSATAKPKRRFTRYPSWNTKMYPVWKDEDPRYKDSWKGGKVKFIVGNDAPTLTGANVTFTIELQFPHNQKVTPDGEVVWAENCTVNGTNFHQSEPVYPAQNMDWNDVFPDGTPFKKGGDKPPAYVFVWKTWGQYWQVSDGPSSSLTIGTDDVPLGSYIVDIVIYHYRSHEKFIPLGYASIQFSITDQIPFSVSMTQVNDINEADLSFVQNRAIAFTISLHDPSEYLSDTDITYNWDFGDSSGALISRELTVTHTYVVAGGFKPQVVVQAVIPDKACATPAGVNPTGNAVTIGPANPAGTTVRAPATDASAAPVMVATQEATINVGPSAPAETDTEDMTEEGASTARDTKIPSQVYPDTPTVPAAEELEPAGQTATGQAPVGIVVKHEANDKPKDDDCVIYRYGSFCTGIDIVEGIERLKIVQVDNAVIKMDESEVERNVVDLTVTCQGR
- the LOC118360716 gene encoding tubulin alpha chain isoform X1, giving the protein MRECISVHVGQAGVQIGNACWELYCLEHGIQPDGQMPSDKTIGGGDDSFNTFFSETGAGKHVPRAVFVDLEPTVIDEVRTGTYRQLFHPEQLITGKEDAANNYARGHYTIGKEIIDLVLDRIRKLADQCTGLQGFLVFHSFGGGSGSGFTSLLMERLSVDYGKKSKLEFSIYPAPQVSTAVVEPYNSILTTHTTLEHSDCAFMVDNEAIYDICRRNLDIERPTYTNLNRLISQIVSSITASLRFDGALNVDLTEFQTNLVPYPRIHFPLATYAPVISAEKAYHEQLSVSEITNACFEPANQMVKCDPRHGKYMACCLLFRGDVVPKDVNAAIATIKTKRSIQFVDWCPTGFKVGINYQPPTVVPGGDLAKVQRAVCMLSNTTAVAEAWARLDHKFDLMYAKRAFVHWYVGEGMEEGEFSEAREDMAALEKDYEEVGVDSIEGEGEEEGEEY
- the LOC118360716 gene encoding tubulin alpha chain isoform X2, coding for MPSDKTIGGGDDSFNTFFSETGAGKHVPRAVFVDLEPTVIDEVRTGTYRQLFHPEQLITGKEDAANNYARGHYTIGKEIIDLVLDRIRKLADQCTGLQGFLVFHSFGGGSGSGFTSLLMERLSVDYGKKSKLEFSIYPAPQVSTAVVEPYNSILTTHTTLEHSDCAFMVDNEAIYDICRRNLDIERPTYTNLNRLISQIVSSITASLRFDGALNVDLTEFQTNLVPYPRIHFPLATYAPVISAEKAYHEQLSVSEITNACFEPANQMVKCDPRHGKYMACCLLFRGDVVPKDVNAAIATIKTKRSIQFVDWCPTGFKVGINYQPPTVVPGGDLAKVQRAVCMLSNTTAVAEAWARLDHKFDLMYAKRAFVHWYVGEGMEEGEFSEAREDMAALEKDYEEVGVDSIEGEGEEEGEEY